The following are encoded together in the Kribbella sp. CA-293567 genome:
- a CDS encoding ABC transporter substrate-binding protein — protein sequence MRIRKALAVTMGVALLATGCGGGGEESADGKVTLTIKTFGQFGYDELIKDYEASHPDIRVKQENIAKLADYTPKLQQWLTAGSGAGDVVALEEGILIKLMGKPDQFVNLLDQGAGELKGNFLDWKWQQALTSDGKKLVGLGTDIGAQGMCYRTDLFAKAGLPTDRAAVGALWPTWDGYLATGKKFVAAGTGSSFFDTAGGVYQNILMQQGDQTYFDRSNELIVDSNPGVRAAWDRSVEMVGAGLSGKLQMWSPAWNAGFKKGTFATIPCPAWMLGIIKDQAGPENAGKWDVARVPGEGAVRGGSFLAVPAQSKHPKEAAELAKFLTGPAGQTAAFKAKNNFPSSPQAIDDPAVSGAVNAYFNNAPVGKIFGESAKQLKPVYLGPDNQVVGDGIGDALTAVEQGKLQPDQAWSKALADAKRAVDK from the coding sequence ATGCGAATCAGGAAAGCGCTTGCCGTCACCATGGGTGTGGCTCTGCTGGCGACAGGCTGCGGGGGCGGCGGTGAGGAGTCGGCGGACGGCAAGGTCACGCTGACGATCAAGACCTTCGGGCAGTTCGGGTACGACGAGCTGATCAAGGACTACGAGGCCTCGCATCCGGACATCCGGGTCAAGCAGGAGAACATCGCCAAACTCGCCGACTACACGCCCAAGCTGCAGCAGTGGCTGACCGCCGGCAGCGGCGCCGGTGACGTGGTCGCGCTGGAGGAGGGCATCCTGATCAAGCTGATGGGCAAGCCCGACCAGTTCGTCAACCTGCTCGACCAGGGCGCCGGCGAGCTGAAGGGCAACTTCCTGGACTGGAAGTGGCAGCAGGCTCTGACGTCGGACGGCAAGAAGCTGGTCGGCCTCGGTACCGACATCGGTGCCCAGGGCATGTGTTACCGCACCGACCTGTTCGCCAAGGCGGGTCTGCCGACCGATCGGGCCGCGGTCGGGGCGCTCTGGCCGACCTGGGACGGATACCTTGCCACCGGCAAGAAGTTCGTTGCCGCCGGCACTGGTTCGAGCTTCTTCGACACCGCGGGTGGGGTGTACCAGAACATCCTGATGCAGCAGGGCGACCAGACCTACTTCGACCGCTCGAACGAACTGATCGTGGACAGCAATCCCGGCGTCCGGGCCGCGTGGGACCGGTCGGTCGAGATGGTCGGAGCCGGGCTGTCCGGCAAGCTGCAGATGTGGAGCCCGGCCTGGAACGCGGGCTTCAAGAAGGGCACCTTCGCCACCATCCCGTGCCCGGCCTGGATGCTCGGCATCATCAAGGACCAGGCCGGTCCGGAGAACGCGGGCAAGTGGGACGTCGCCCGGGTGCCCGGTGAGGGCGCGGTGCGGGGCGGATCGTTCCTCGCCGTACCGGCGCAGAGCAAGCACCCGAAGGAGGCCGCCGAGCTCGCCAAGTTCCTGACCGGCCCGGCCGGTCAGACCGCGGCGTTCAAGGCCAAGAACAACTTCCCGTCGTCACCGCAGGCCATCGACGACCCGGCCGTGTCGGGGGCCGTCAACGCCTATTTCAACAACGCGCCGGTCGGCAAGATCTTCGGAGAGTCGGCCAAGCAACTGAAGCCGGTCTACCTCGGTCCTGACAACCAGGTGGTCGGGGACGGCATCGGCGACGCCCTCACCGCCGTCGAGCAGGGCAAGCTCCAGCCCGACCAGGCCTGGTCCAAGGCGCTCGCCGACGCCAAGCGGGCAGTCGACAAGTGA